The Paenibacillus sp. RUD330 genome has a segment encoding these proteins:
- a CDS encoding nucleotide sugar dehydrogenase — translation MKISVYGLGYIGLPTALMFAKNNIKVIGIDIQEELIQNINSGSLLTNEPGLQEAYLEAHKSRRLIASVIPQKADVFIIAVPTPYISNEKRLFDYSYIINALQSIISVMEKGNTIIIESTIAPGTINEIVIPFMRKYNYEPGVDFYLAHCPERVLPSNILGEMVNNNRIIGGVTTKCSQKATEIYKIFCEGEIHQTDVRTAEMSKLVENTFRDVNIAFANELAKICNYLDLNVLEVIDLANKHPRVNILEPGPGVGGHCLAVDPYFIVAKSPDLAKIIHLSRETNSSMPHYVAANAEKLVRGIHNPKIAVLGVTYKADVDDIRESPAMEIVELLSEAGFSLSIHDPHVRTIDPRFVSAEDAMRDADLILLLTDHTEFRAMDFSPYVKGMRNRMLFDTRNSVKAENAQGMQTINFGNLYQYVNHLETVIA, via the coding sequence ATGAAGATATCTGTATATGGATTGGGGTACATCGGGTTACCTACTGCTTTAATGTTTGCAAAAAATAATATTAAAGTAATAGGGATAGATATTCAGGAAGAGCTAATTCAAAACATAAATTCAGGTTCTTTGCTAACAAACGAACCAGGTCTTCAAGAAGCTTATCTCGAAGCTCATAAATCAAGACGTCTTATTGCTTCTGTAATTCCACAAAAAGCGGACGTGTTTATAATCGCAGTTCCAACACCATATATTTCAAATGAGAAAAGATTATTTGATTATAGCTATATTATAAATGCGTTGCAGAGTATTATATCTGTAATGGAAAAAGGAAATACTATAATAATAGAATCAACTATTGCTCCAGGGACAATAAATGAAATAGTAATACCCTTTATGAGGAAATATAATTATGAACCTGGTGTGGATTTCTATTTAGCTCATTGTCCCGAGAGAGTTCTCCCTAGTAATATTTTAGGAGAAATGGTCAATAACAATCGAATCATTGGCGGAGTCACAACTAAATGCTCTCAGAAAGCTACTGAAATTTATAAAATTTTTTGTGAAGGCGAGATACATCAAACTGATGTAAGAACGGCTGAAATGTCTAAGTTAGTTGAAAATACGTTTCGAGATGTAAATATAGCCTTCGCGAATGAACTTGCTAAAATATGCAACTATCTTGATTTAAATGTACTAGAAGTAATTGATCTGGCAAACAAACATCCTAGGGTTAATATTTTAGAGCCAGGACCGGGTGTAGGCGGACATTGCTTGGCGGTTGATCCTTATTTCATCGTCGCCAAGTCGCCGGATCTGGCCAAGATCATTCATCTTTCCAGAGAGACCAATTCATCCATGCCTCACTACGTGGCGGCAAATGCGGAGAAGCTGGTCAGGGGAATCCACAATCCGAAAATAGCGGTGTTGGGAGTTACCTATAAAGCGGATGTGGACGACATCCGGGAAAGTCCTGCTATGGAAATCGTAGAGCTGCTGTCGGAGGCTGGCTTCAGCTTGTCGATTCATGATCCGCATGTAAGGACTATAGATCCGCGGTTTGTTTCGGCCGAGGACGCGATGAGAGATGCCGATCTTATTCTTCTTCTGACAGATCATACCGAATTCCGGGCCATGGACTTCAGTCCGTATGTGAAGGGAATGAGGAACCGGATGCTGTTCGATACGAGAAACAGCGTGAAGGCGGAGAATGCTCAAGGCATGCAAACGATCAATTTCGGAAATTTGTATCAGTATGTAAATCATCTTGAAACCGTGATTGCATGA
- a CDS encoding ABC transporter permease, which yields MSFLNIVAKEHFKNRYMIVRIALFQLKSTYMSNRLGLLWVLLNPLSQLAVYWVVFGLGIRGGASVAGVPFVLWLSCGLVPWLFIGSGIVQGANSVSSQLGHVSKMKFPLSVLPSITIITQLISHMIMLVMVLIAVIMKYGFFGLSYLGIFYYLVASVSLLSALALFTSTVSAFVRDFRFVIGAVTRALFFITPIMWTVNSKTPELLKKVIRYNPVTYLVDGYRNAMLFNQFHIATAYTAGFWLGVALLFVWGAFIHVRFRKHFMDYQ from the coding sequence ATGAGTTTTTTGAACATCGTAGCAAAGGAACACTTTAAAAACCGCTATATGATCGTAAGAATCGCCTTGTTTCAGCTGAAGTCCACTTACATGTCCAATCGATTAGGCTTGCTCTGGGTGCTTTTGAATCCGCTCAGCCAATTGGCCGTCTATTGGGTCGTTTTTGGATTGGGGATCCGTGGGGGAGCTTCCGTAGCGGGAGTTCCTTTTGTCCTCTGGCTGAGCTGCGGCCTTGTTCCCTGGTTGTTTATCGGCTCAGGAATCGTGCAGGGAGCGAATTCAGTCAGCTCGCAATTAGGCCATGTATCCAAAATGAAGTTTCCCCTGAGCGTGCTTCCTTCCATCACCATCATTACCCAGCTGATCTCTCATATGATCATGCTGGTTATGGTTTTGATTGCGGTCATCATGAAATACGGCTTTTTCGGATTATCTTATCTGGGAATCTTCTATTATCTGGTCGCATCCGTGTCCCTTTTATCCGCATTGGCGTTGTTTACCTCGACCGTTTCGGCATTTGTCCGCGACTTCAGGTTTGTGATCGGCGCGGTTACTAGAGCTCTGTTCTTCATTACTCCGATCATGTGGACGGTAAACTCCAAGACGCCGGAGCTGCTGAAAAAAGTAATCCGATACAATCCCGTCACTTACTTAGTGGATGGATACCGCAACGCGATGCTTTTCAATCAATTTCATATCGCCACGGCCTACACCGCCGGGTTTTGGCTGGGAGTAGCACTGTTGTTTGTATGGGGAGCATTCATACATGTTCGTTTCCGCAAGCATTTCATGGATTACCAATAG
- a CDS encoding copper amine oxidase N-terminal domain-containing protein, producing MKIGVLAALLAFIAQPLSAQAAASTVKTQSVAYETIFDGRTLQMHSDQYLFTYQGTSYVPIRYIAYGLLQSVQWNASTSTVTVSKPTDKELVVLREYFLNAIGASGAPASIGNQKLSISPAKASFVFYGAQKQLPAGQTAYMLNNSLYVPIRFMSESTGMNVKWDSSSKRITITSPAPAAEKPEEPKPEDPASGNDAGSGSSGSTGNASGGSAGGGIVMPSAPTYEDVKFRADAKLQTLYMNAKTTFLKLGQQYVDTSDKARRAALKKQGEASLASFSSQFDSLVSQVEAELNKYGYSTTIIQEYRQKYNEELDAGRDLMSDMMKG from the coding sequence TTGAAAATCGGAGTTCTGGCGGCATTGCTCGCCTTCATCGCGCAACCGCTCTCTGCGCAAGCCGCCGCGTCTACGGTAAAAACGCAATCTGTTGCTTATGAGACGATTTTTGACGGCAGAACGCTGCAGATGCACAGCGATCAATATCTGTTCACCTACCAGGGCACTTCCTATGTTCCTATCCGGTATATCGCTTACGGACTGCTCCAATCCGTTCAATGGAATGCCTCGACATCCACAGTAACGGTATCCAAGCCTACAGACAAAGAGCTGGTCGTGCTGAGGGAGTATTTTCTGAATGCGATCGGTGCTTCCGGAGCGCCGGCTTCAATCGGAAATCAAAAGCTGTCGATTTCGCCGGCTAAAGCGTCCTTTGTCTTCTACGGAGCCCAAAAACAGCTCCCCGCCGGCCAAACCGCTTATATGCTGAACAACAGCCTGTATGTTCCCATCCGCTTCATGAGCGAGAGCACGGGCATGAATGTGAAATGGGACAGCTCCAGCAAGCGGATCACGATCACTTCCCCGGCACCGGCCGCCGAAAAGCCGGAGGAGCCTAAGCCGGAGGATCCTGCTTCCGGCAATGACGCTGGCAGCGGCAGTTCCGGTTCGACAGGCAACGCTTCGGGAGGGTCGGCAGGCGGCGGCATCGTGATGCCTTCTGCCCCGACTTACGAGGATGTCAAATTCCGGGCGGACGCCAAGCTTCAGACCCTGTATATGAACGCCAAAACGACTTTCCTCAAGCTCGGGCAGCAATACGTGGACACCTCGGACAAAGCGAGGAGAGCCGCTTTGAAGAAGCAGGGCGAAGCATCGCTGGCCAGCTTCAGCTCGCAGTTTGATTCCCTTGTCTCCCAAGTGGAAGCCGAATTGAACAAGTACGGCTACAGCACGACAATCATCCAGGAATACCGCCAGAAATACAACGAGGAATTGGACGCAGGCCGAGACCTGATGAGCGACATGATGAAAGGCTGA
- a CDS encoding polymer-forming cytoskeletal protein — translation MFKENKRWSASDTLIGQGTRAEGTLSCQASLRIEGEYRGDINCKEDVIIGESGVVRSNISAKDVTISGKVYGDVATTGRLTIMSSGQLHGSATAASLIVQDGGILSGSCRMERQAEPAAPAVRDPAEPSDEAGRDIREVREAARESSVKERRQAG, via the coding sequence ATGTTCAAGGAAAACAAGCGCTGGTCGGCTTCGGACACGTTGATCGGCCAGGGAACGCGTGCGGAAGGCACCTTATCCTGCCAGGCAAGCCTGAGAATCGAAGGCGAATACCGCGGAGACATCAATTGCAAGGAAGATGTCATTATCGGAGAAAGCGGCGTGGTCCGCTCCAACATTTCGGCCAAGGACGTTACGATATCCGGCAAAGTGTACGGCGACGTCGCGACGACCGGACGACTGACGATCATGTCCAGCGGCCAGCTCCACGGCAGCGCGACAGCCGCCTCGCTCATCGTCCAGGACGGCGGCATTCTCAGCGGCAGCTGCCGCATGGAGCGGCAGGCTGAACCGGCCGCTCCGGCCGTCCGCGATCCTGCCGAGCCTTCGGACGAGGCCGGGCGCGATATCCGCGAAGTGCGCGAGGCCGCCCGGGAAAGCTCCGTGAAGGAGCGGCGCCAGGCTGGATGA
- the cls gene encoding cardiolipin synthase, with the protein MFWLVLALLIFLFQIMTILILEYRQPSKTVAWLLILFVLPVIGFVMYYFVAREYQTRRTVRRRGVIAHEVQLKALRQSALVHRPGDMENPDFKHEVRLFNLLGSFSMLPVTGCNRTEILTNAEPTYASILQALDSARHHIHLDYYTIRHDEIGCRFKEMLLRKAAEGVEVRVIYDGIGSLELRNAYVQELLDGGVKMQCFLAPRIAFFDKRVNFRNHRKIVVVDGKIGFVGGINIGDEYLGKNPKLGFWRDTHVRIEGDAVYYLQLVFMRDWWFTAREKLEHPAYLPEHGCSGSEQVQIVASGPNTSADSILESVFSAISAAKEKLYIATPYFIPDPSVLMGLRTAALSGVDVRIILPHKSDSRLVLYSSLSYVQDLLEAGVRIYRYRKGFIHAKVMIVDRLMASVGTANMDMRSFFSNFEINANLFGSKAIGRLEEDFMLDLKDCYELKLGEFEARPWTQKAAEVAAHMLSPLL; encoded by the coding sequence ATGTTCTGGCTCGTGCTTGCCTTGCTCATCTTTCTTTTTCAAATCATGACGATCCTCATTCTCGAGTACCGCCAGCCGAGCAAGACCGTCGCCTGGCTGCTCATCCTGTTCGTGCTGCCCGTCATCGGCTTTGTTATGTACTACTTCGTCGCGCGCGAGTACCAGACGAGGCGGACGGTCCGGCGAAGGGGCGTCATCGCCCATGAGGTCCAGCTCAAGGCGCTGCGGCAGAGCGCTCTCGTCCATCGGCCCGGAGACATGGAGAATCCGGATTTCAAGCATGAGGTGCGGCTGTTCAACCTGCTCGGCAGCTTCTCGATGCTGCCGGTCACCGGCTGCAACCGGACGGAGATCCTCACCAACGCGGAGCCGACCTATGCCTCGATCCTGCAGGCGCTGGATTCGGCCCGCCATCATATTCATCTCGATTATTATACGATCCGCCATGACGAGATCGGCTGCCGGTTCAAGGAGATGCTGCTCCGCAAAGCCGCCGAAGGCGTCGAGGTCAGAGTCATTTACGACGGAATCGGCAGTTTGGAGCTCCGCAACGCCTATGTGCAGGAGCTGCTGGACGGAGGCGTGAAGATGCAATGCTTCCTTGCCCCGCGCATCGCCTTTTTCGACAAGCGCGTCAACTTCCGGAACCACAGGAAGATTGTCGTCGTCGACGGGAAGATCGGGTTCGTAGGAGGAATCAACATCGGGGACGAATATCTCGGCAAAAACCCGAAGCTGGGCTTCTGGCGCGACACGCATGTGCGGATTGAAGGGGACGCGGTCTATTACCTGCAGCTGGTGTTCATGCGGGACTGGTGGTTCACGGCGCGGGAGAAGCTGGAACATCCCGCCTATCTTCCCGAGCATGGCTGCAGCGGCAGCGAGCAGGTCCAGATCGTCGCCAGCGGGCCGAATACGAGCGCGGACTCCATTCTGGAGAGCGTATTCTCCGCCATCAGCGCCGCCAAGGAGAAGCTCTACATCGCAACGCCGTACTTCATTCCCGACCCGAGCGTCCTGATGGGACTGCGGACCGCGGCGCTGAGCGGCGTGGATGTCCGGATCATCCTCCCCCACAAGTCGGATTCCAGGCTGGTGCTCTATTCTTCGCTCTCCTATGTCCAGGACCTGCTTGAGGCGGGCGTCCGCATCTATCGCTACCGCAAAGGCTTCATCCACGCGAAGGTCATGATTGTGGACAGGCTCATGGCGTCGGTCGGAACGGCGAATATGGATATGAGAAGCTTCTTCAGCAATTTCGAGATCAATGCGAATCTGTTCGGAAGCAAGGCGATCGGAAGGCTGGAGGAGGACTTCATGCTTGACTTGAAGGACTGCTACGAGCTGAAGCTCGGCGAATTCGAGGCGCGTCCGTGGACGCAGAAGGCGGCGGAAGTGGCGGCGCATATGCTGTCGCCGCTATTGTAG
- the ligD gene encoding non-homologous end-joining DNA ligase, whose protein sequence is MPASKGYRSEKGSITLDGHQLTITNPSKPLWPEMGITKLMYLEKLVQLSPFLISHCRDRHLTTIRYPHGIHDKSFYQKNCPEPRPEFVRTRSDGSIDYVVLDSLPTLIWLGNLACLEFHASFDLADDPQHPTEWVIDLDPSVEEEPRIMEAAWLVGEQLRGLGIESIAKTSGATGVQLIVPLADRLSFDELRSIGLFVGGYMTQKHPKLFTVERLKKNRGDLIYFDYLQHYQGKTIAAPYTPRARAGATVSTPLEWDEIRQGAQPRDFHLLNIHDRLQQRGDLLAHAPKQALQPILDFLKSRTP, encoded by the coding sequence ATGCCAGCATCCAAGGGCTATCGCAGCGAAAAGGGAAGCATCACGCTTGACGGCCACCAGCTGACGATTACGAACCCGTCCAAGCCGCTGTGGCCGGAGATGGGCATCACCAAGCTCATGTATTTGGAGAAGCTGGTTCAGCTCTCTCCCTTCCTGATCTCGCATTGCCGCGACCGTCATTTGACGACGATCCGTTATCCGCACGGCATCCATGACAAGTCCTTTTACCAGAAAAATTGCCCCGAGCCGCGCCCCGAGTTCGTCCGGACCCGGTCCGACGGCAGCATCGATTATGTCGTTCTCGACTCGCTGCCGACCTTGATCTGGCTCGGGAATCTGGCTTGTCTGGAATTCCACGCTTCCTTCGACCTGGCGGACGACCCTCAGCATCCGACCGAATGGGTCATCGATCTCGATCCTTCCGTGGAAGAGGAGCCGAGAATCATGGAGGCGGCATGGTTGGTCGGCGAGCAGCTGAGGGGCCTTGGCATCGAATCGATCGCCAAGACGAGCGGCGCTACCGGCGTGCAGCTCATCGTGCCGCTGGCGGACCGGCTGAGCTTCGACGAGCTGCGCTCGATCGGGCTGTTCGTCGGGGGCTATATGACCCAGAAGCATCCCAAGCTGTTCACGGTGGAGCGGCTCAAGAAGAACCGCGGCGATCTGATCTATTTCGATTACCTGCAGCATTATCAAGGCAAGACGATTGCCGCTCCCTACACGCCGAGGGCCAGAGCCGGGGCGACCGTCTCCACTCCGCTGGAATGGGACGAGATCAGGCAGGGAGCGCAGCCGCGCGACTTTCACCTGCTCAATATCCACGATCGGCTCCAGCAGCGCGGAGATCTTCTGGCGCATGCTCCCAAGCAGGCGCTGCAGCCTATTTTGGATTTTTTGAAAAGCAGGACACCATAA